In one Desulfoferula mesophila genomic region, the following are encoded:
- a CDS encoding carboxyl transferase domain-containing protein, translating into MALIDIFKNRTRHPFRPRASDIVQRVFADFRDYQAEGENLILGEGHLAERRVYVVGQQKPKPEKFRSAEDVSKLNWGMLTADEHSQVLAFLRRLSDTGPHEDAVLLSIVDTYGADISMESASHLQAFFIAHLLRAYINVPIRTVSIVLGEGGSGGAIALQVADRRAAVEDAMYATAPPESVAAIIFRDPARIDDALAVSKSTAKHLKHFKVVDTLIPQTKSVMDTDGLAENIGVYLEKTIKDLMRRRLDKLMEKRLETADELGVLDRGKFFEIKRFIERPLKHLYKPPAQLKIISDPSGATIHLDDTYGDGTVFEPGQPLVRCGHEEEHAKGDGCGALIPLEDYLKNFQICPNCGKRHVLDAAGWISALADPSSFHELFRNMTVFDLLPEEDLHDYYRDFLEKQKKRSSFNESLVTAHATVHGYPAVLALSDFAFAGGSMGVVFGEKFRLAVEYSLRKKWPLISVCCSGGARLYEGIVALMQMYKTVASLERLKRAGVPYISILADPATGGAIASYAALGDICLAEPGALVIFTGPRVMKARGFAVEEDKVRSDSLVISSADTYRQEDYYGDIRGIQEVVPRHEMKRAVARYLELYARVRAGEPKKKGVRPYKRRTQNSLENSD; encoded by the coding sequence TTGGCGTTAATCGACATATTTAAAAACCGCACCCGTCACCCCTTCCGCCCCCGTGCCTCCGACATCGTGCAGCGGGTCTTCGCCGACTTCCGCGATTACCAGGCCGAAGGCGAAAACCTGATCCTGGGCGAAGGGCACCTGGCCGAGCGCCGGGTCTATGTGGTGGGCCAGCAAAAACCCAAGCCGGAAAAATTCCGCTCGGCCGAGGATGTGAGCAAGCTCAACTGGGGCATGCTAACCGCGGACGAGCACTCCCAGGTGCTGGCCTTTTTGCGGCGGCTCAGCGACACCGGCCCCCATGAGGACGCGGTGCTGCTGTCCATCGTGGACACCTACGGCGCGGACATCTCCATGGAATCGGCCAGCCATTTGCAGGCCTTTTTCATCGCCCACCTCCTCCGGGCCTATATCAACGTGCCCATCCGCACCGTCAGCATCGTGCTGGGCGAGGGCGGCTCGGGCGGAGCCATCGCCCTGCAGGTGGCCGACCGGCGGGCGGCGGTGGAAGACGCCATGTACGCCACCGCGCCCCCGGAGTCGGTGGCGGCCATCATCTTCCGCGATCCGGCGCGCATCGACGACGCCCTGGCGGTGAGCAAATCCACCGCCAAGCACCTCAAGCACTTCAAGGTGGTGGACACGCTCATCCCCCAGACCAAGAGCGTCATGGACACCGACGGGCTGGCCGAGAACATCGGGGTCTATCTGGAAAAGACCATCAAGGACCTGATGCGCCGCCGCCTGGACAAGCTCATGGAAAAACGCCTGGAGACCGCCGATGAGCTGGGGGTGTTGGACCGGGGCAAGTTTTTCGAGATCAAGCGCTTTATCGAGCGCCCCCTGAAGCACCTGTACAAGCCGCCGGCCCAGCTCAAGATCATCAGCGATCCCAGCGGGGCCACCATCCACCTGGACGACACCTACGGCGACGGCACCGTGTTTGAGCCCGGCCAGCCGCTGGTGCGCTGCGGACACGAGGAGGAGCACGCCAAGGGCGATGGCTGTGGGGCCTTGATCCCCTTGGAGGACTACCTCAAGAACTTCCAGATCTGCCCCAACTGCGGCAAGCGTCACGTGCTGGACGCGGCCGGCTGGATAAGCGCCCTGGCCGATCCCAGCAGCTTCCACGAGCTGTTCCGCAACATGACCGTGTTCGACCTGCTGCCCGAGGAAGACCTGCACGATTATTACCGCGACTTTTTGGAAAAGCAGAAAAAGCGCAGTTCCTTCAACGAATCCCTGGTGACCGCCCACGCCACGGTGCACGGCTATCCCGCCGTGTTGGCCCTGAGTGATTTCGCCTTTGCCGGCGGCTCCATGGGCGTGGTGTTCGGCGAGAAGTTCCGCCTGGCCGTGGAATACTCCCTGCGCAAAAAATGGCCCTTGATCAGCGTATGTTGCTCCGGCGGGGCGCGGCTCTACGAGGGCATCGTGGCCTTGATGCAGATGTACAAGACCGTGGCCTCCCTGGAGCGCCTCAAGCGCGCCGGGGTGCCCTACATCTCCATCCTGGCCGACCCGGCCACCGGCGGGGCCATCGCCTCCTATGCCGCCCTGGGCGACATCTGCCTGGCCGAGCCCGGCGCCCTGGTCATCTTCACCGGTCCCCGGGTCATGAAGGCCCGCGGCTTCGCGGTGGAGGAAGACAAGGTGCGCTCCGACAGCCTGGTGATTTCCTCTGCCGATACCTATCGCCAGGAGGACTACTACGGCGACATCCGGGGCATCCAGGAAGTGGTGCCTCGCCACGAGATGAAGCGCGCCGTGGCCCGCTATCTGGAGCTGTACGCCAGGGTGCGCGCCGGGGAGCCCAAGAAAAAGGGCGTGCGCCCCTACAAGCGCAGGACGCAGAACAGCCTGGAAAACAGCGACTAA
- a CDS encoding DUF3786 domain-containing protein, with translation MPADPNENRLFRWASDLPPQLWEDLAARPPAEAAQATGAAWDGQGYTISMLGREHRLDLASRRVYLTADPEHNLSYQSGLVLISTLIRSLGVPPAGRMVTAAELPGGAQFFQGPHAINDQPLAQRFGHDPAALPAAARALGGEAFAAGDQGVRLPGLPMIPLYALIWAGDEEFAPRAVVGMDANVHYHLALDGIWALSNLMVQRLIKEGSA, from the coding sequence GTGCCCGCCGATCCCAACGAAAACCGCCTTTTCCGCTGGGCCAGCGACCTGCCGCCCCAGCTTTGGGAGGACTTGGCGGCGCGGCCGCCCGCCGAGGCGGCCCAGGCCACCGGCGCCGCCTGGGACGGCCAGGGCTACACCATAAGCATGTTGGGCCGGGAGCATCGCCTGGATCTCGCCTCCCGGCGGGTGTACCTAACCGCCGACCCGGAGCACAATCTCTCCTATCAGAGCGGCTTGGTGCTCATCAGCACCTTGATCCGCAGCCTGGGAGTGCCGCCGGCCGGGCGCATGGTCACCGCGGCCGAGCTGCCCGGCGGGGCCCAGTTTTTCCAGGGCCCGCACGCCATCAACGACCAACCTTTGGCCCAGCGCTTTGGCCACGACCCCGCCGCCCTGCCGGCCGCGGCCCGGGCCCTGGGCGGCGAGGCCTTTGCGGCCGGGGATCAAGGCGTGCGCCTGCCGGGCCTGCCCATGATCCCCCTGTACGCCCTCATCTGGGCCGGCGACGAGGAGTTCGCGCCCCGCGCGGTGGTGGGCATGGACGCCAACGTTCATTACCACCTGGCCCTGGACGGCATCTGGGCGCTGAGCAACCTCATGGTGCAGCGCCTGATAAAGGAAGGTTCGGCATGA
- a CDS encoding DUF3795 domain-containing protein, with product MNQGTGACGLNCMVCGLMRQGKCSPCGAGTEPQAQAKLAAQLSLMGSVCPILQCAVNKKVDYCSASCEVYPCRHFMSGPYPLSSAYLEMQVRRRGQNKVVSTAQQSPGSGDKSRLH from the coding sequence ATGAACCAGGGTACCGGAGCCTGCGGCCTCAACTGCATGGTGTGCGGCCTGATGCGCCAGGGCAAGTGCAGCCCCTGCGGTGCGGGCACCGAACCCCAGGCCCAGGCCAAGCTGGCCGCCCAGCTCAGCCTCATGGGTTCGGTTTGCCCCATCCTGCAATGCGCGGTGAACAAGAAGGTGGACTACTGCTCCGCCTCCTGCGAGGTCTACCCCTGTCGCCACTTCATGTCCGGGCCCTATCCCCTCAGCTCGGCCTATCTGGAGATGCAGGTCCGCCGCCGGGGCCAGAACAAGGTGGTCTCCACCGCCCAACAATCTCCGGGCAGCGGAGACAAAAGCCGCCTGCACTAA
- a CDS encoding helix-turn-helix domain-containing protein produces the protein MGSRDQAFYTVKEAAVYLRIARATAYSWIQSGLIPCYRLGPKPRPGEPDRRVVRIKAEDLEAFVQEGREVGSF, from the coding sequence ATGGGCTCCCGGGATCAAGCCTTCTATACCGTCAAGGAAGCCGCGGTCTATCTGCGGATCGCCCGGGCGACGGCTTACTCCTGGATCCAGTCGGGACTCATTCCCTGCTACCGCCTCGGGCCTAAGCCAAGGCCCGGGGAGCCCGACCGGCGAGTCGTCCGGATCAAGGCCGAGGACCTCGAGGCATTCGTCCAGGAAGGGCGGGAAGTGGGTAGCTTCTGA
- a CDS encoding terminase large subunit domain-containing protein has translation MQRIPIDRFAEALFVLDDGRPMCLEDWQRERVFEPVFDTMDDRGLRQFNEALIGLPKKNSKSTMAALVACYGLLADGEPEPEIYGVAGDKDQARVIFRQTSRAIQRSPVLLNEVRIYKDVIERKDGTGFYRVLSADAPTAHGLNPHFVIFDELWNQRSYDLYEALTHSPVRRQPLHFIVTYAGYEQYEGNLLWDLYQRGLRGDDPRFYFIWSHENLASWITAEYLEQQRRRLPEHVFQRLHENRWTSGSSAFLPRDDVDLAITPRLGQTWAPGGGHAFSVGVDLGLANDATVVTTVHYDRDSGKVVLDNVKTWRGSKLQKVRIEDVEDHLMNLHENFPGVRVSADPWQAVNSIQRLKERGLKVEEFVFSPSNITRLTQNLFSLFKDRRIEIFDYPDLIKELVSVKVVEKSYGYRIDHESGAHDDHVISLGMAALAAVSKAQRKIRARWLDGDDELPAAFSRASGGF, from the coding sequence ATGCAACGGATCCCGATTGATCGCTTCGCCGAGGCCCTGTTCGTCCTCGACGATGGACGGCCCATGTGCTTGGAGGACTGGCAACGCGAGCGAGTCTTCGAGCCGGTCTTCGACACTATGGACGACCGCGGCCTTCGTCAATTTAACGAGGCGTTGATAGGGCTCCCGAAGAAGAATTCCAAGTCCACCATGGCCGCCCTGGTCGCTTGCTACGGCCTCTTGGCGGACGGCGAGCCCGAGCCTGAGATCTACGGTGTCGCCGGGGACAAGGACCAGGCCCGGGTGATCTTCCGCCAGACTTCGCGGGCTATCCAGCGGAGCCCGGTCCTTCTGAACGAGGTCAGGATCTACAAGGACGTGATCGAGCGGAAGGACGGGACGGGCTTTTATCGCGTCCTATCCGCCGACGCTCCCACGGCCCACGGGTTGAATCCGCACTTCGTTATTTTCGACGAGCTCTGGAACCAAAGATCCTATGACCTGTACGAGGCCCTTACTCACTCGCCCGTCCGGCGCCAGCCGCTTCATTTCATCGTTACCTACGCCGGATACGAGCAATACGAGGGGAATCTCCTTTGGGATCTTTACCAGCGCGGCCTCCGGGGCGACGACCCCCGCTTTTATTTCATCTGGTCGCACGAGAATCTGGCTTCCTGGATTACCGCCGAGTATCTCGAGCAACAACGGCGGCGCCTTCCCGAGCACGTATTCCAGAGGCTCCACGAAAACCGGTGGACCTCGGGCTCCAGTGCCTTCCTACCGCGCGACGACGTGGACCTGGCCATTACCCCTCGACTAGGCCAAACGTGGGCTCCTGGGGGCGGACACGCCTTCTCGGTAGGCGTAGACCTGGGCCTGGCGAACGACGCGACCGTAGTCACGACCGTTCACTATGACCGGGACTCCGGGAAGGTGGTCCTGGATAACGTGAAGACCTGGCGGGGATCCAAGCTCCAGAAGGTGCGGATCGAGGACGTCGAGGATCATTTAATGAACCTCCACGAGAATTTTCCCGGCGTCCGCGTAAGCGCCGACCCATGGCAAGCGGTCAACTCGATTCAGCGGCTCAAGGAGCGGGGCCTAAAGGTGGAAGAATTCGTCTTCAGCCCGTCGAATATTACGCGCCTCACTCAAAACCTTTTCTCCCTTTTCAAGGACCGGCGGATCGAGATCTTCGACTATCCGGACCTGATTAAGGAGCTCGTGTCCGTGAAGGTGGTCGAAAAAAGTTACGGCTACCGGATCGACCACGAGAGCGGGGCGCACGACGACCACGTTATCAGCCTTGGAATGGCCGCTTTGGCGGCGGTGAGCAAGGCCCAAAGGAAAATCAGGGCGCGTTGGCTTGATGGAGATGATGAATTGCCCGCGGCTTTTTCTCGCGCGAGCGGCGGGTTCTAA
- a CDS encoding phage major capsid protein: MFLSQEDKKEIRGALGPIIQGVVDEKTAVLEAKVDSRLLDLKDSLQNLHPSFSGSRISREDRANLEGLAGLLKGAYRHSRHGDARALDEFGGLDAVMKTDMTEGTGSQGGYTVPTELEGSILRIAEESSLFLGKTRGVSMGSNQITVPALNTPPSVAWHSEGDTITQTSPTLDQVTLNVYRLDAYVTVTNELLEDSRANIANWLAQEFTEAMGKEVDNQIFNGTGTPCSGILTAAAGHSVVMSAGDTNFSAITPTYLSEMMSKMDSTALAGAFFAMNQAVAHYLRTLTDSNGRYLVDLSNGNLWGLPIHTREVCPSSSGAETAFVALCNPRYFLTGLRYGMMQIDMDPYSNFTSNKTNIRVIWRMALNIGKAAAFVRLLTAAS, from the coding sequence ATGTTTCTAAGCCAAGAAGATAAAAAAGAGATCCGGGGCGCGTTGGGCCCCATAATCCAGGGCGTCGTGGACGAGAAAACCGCGGTCCTCGAGGCGAAGGTCGATTCCCGTTTATTGGACCTGAAGGACTCTTTGCAAAACCTTCATCCTTCGTTTTCGGGATCCCGGATAAGCCGAGAGGACCGGGCCAACCTGGAGGGCCTGGCCGGGCTCCTGAAGGGCGCCTATCGCCACTCCCGTCACGGAGACGCCCGGGCCCTCGACGAATTCGGCGGGCTCGATGCGGTGATGAAAACCGACATGACTGAGGGGACCGGCTCTCAGGGCGGATATACGGTGCCGACCGAGTTGGAAGGGTCCATCCTGCGGATCGCGGAGGAGTCCAGCTTGTTCCTCGGTAAGACCCGGGGCGTCAGCATGGGAAGCAACCAAATTACGGTCCCGGCCCTGAACACCCCGCCCAGCGTGGCCTGGCATTCCGAGGGTGATACGATCACCCAGACCAGCCCGACCCTCGACCAGGTGACTCTGAACGTCTACCGCCTGGATGCCTACGTCACCGTCACCAACGAGCTCTTGGAGGATTCCCGGGCCAATATCGCCAACTGGCTCGCCCAGGAGTTTACCGAGGCGATGGGCAAGGAGGTTGACAACCAGATCTTCAACGGGACCGGGACCCCTTGCTCCGGGATCCTGACCGCCGCCGCGGGCCATTCCGTGGTCATGAGCGCTGGGGATACCAATTTCTCGGCCATTACCCCGACCTACCTGAGTGAGATGATGTCCAAGATGGACTCTACCGCCCTGGCCGGGGCCTTCTTTGCGATGAACCAGGCGGTCGCCCACTACCTCCGGACCCTGACCGATAGCAACGGTCGCTACTTGGTCGACCTGAGCAACGGGAACCTGTGGGGCCTTCCGATCCATACCCGCGAGGTATGCCCGAGCTCCTCGGGAGCGGAGACCGCCTTCGTTGCGCTCTGCAATCCGAGGTACTTCCTGACCGGGTTAAGGTACGGGATGATGCAGATCGATATGGACCCCTACTCGAACTTCACTTCCAACAAGACCAACATTCGGGTCATTTGGCGTATGGCCCTGAATATTGGCAAGGCCGCCGCCTTCGTAAGGCTTCTAACCGCCGCCAGCTAG
- a CDS encoding phage virion morphogenesis protein, producing MKIDMKIENPEVLEKFRQAHMRLGPEVREAAMKGATLIAGEARENLSGKVLKVQTGRLRASILPLITRDTPDRVTAEVGTNVEYARIHELGGTIKPNRAEWLRFNIPGVGWRSAKEVRIPARPFMGPALEKSLDRIAFLLESAVKRAFE from the coding sequence ATGAAGATCGATATGAAGATAGAAAATCCGGAGGTCCTGGAGAAGTTCCGCCAGGCTCATATGCGCCTGGGGCCGGAGGTACGGGAAGCCGCGATGAAGGGGGCTACCCTGATCGCCGGGGAGGCCCGGGAGAACCTCTCCGGGAAGGTGCTGAAGGTTCAGACCGGGCGCCTCCGGGCCTCGATCCTCCCCCTTATCACTCGGGACACCCCCGACCGCGTTACCGCTGAGGTCGGTACGAATGTCGAATATGCCCGGATCCACGAGCTCGGGGGAACGATCAAGCCAAATCGGGCGGAGTGGCTCCGCTTCAATATTCCCGGAGTAGGATGGAGATCCGCGAAGGAGGTCCGGATCCCGGCGCGGCCATTCATGGGGCCCGCCCTGGAGAAAAGCCTCGACAGGATCGCCTTCCTTCTGGAGTCGGCGGTAAAGCGAGCTTTTGAATAG
- a CDS encoding tyrosine-type recombinase/integrase: MAIRTIKHPSGAVTYQIDYYDPNGKRCRQNFKRKKDAVAEHSKRVSLVAEGRYLDVKQESRHTLGELMTRYHAAHENQTAFRTQKRVALQAFARYFKCEIRASGGKTTYVGGPLLSKMGLYRLEQYRNDRLATPKVRGGGERSKAAVNRELSAVRHLFSKAVEWEMMEKTPFAAARRFFYKETSGRLRFLTQDEATKLLDECPAHLRPVVFAALHTGMRRGEILKLKWEAIRAGYIYLTETKTGEGREIPVSDDLADLFKTLRQENGLRSPYVFLGRDGKRIRELRRSFAGACRRAGIKEFRFHDLRHTFASWLVMKGVDLKAVQELLGHKSITMTMRYAHLSQAHKKAAVNLISVTNNDHTPLQGSVSG, translated from the coding sequence ATGGCGATCAGAACGATCAAGCACCCCTCGGGGGCGGTGACGTACCAGATCGACTATTACGACCCCAACGGGAAGCGATGCCGCCAAAACTTCAAACGGAAGAAGGACGCGGTCGCCGAACATAGCAAGCGGGTCTCCCTGGTCGCGGAGGGCCGCTACCTGGACGTTAAACAGGAGTCCCGGCATACCCTCGGGGAGCTCATGACTCGCTACCATGCCGCCCATGAAAATCAGACCGCTTTTCGGACTCAGAAGCGCGTTGCGCTCCAAGCCTTTGCCAGATACTTCAAATGCGAAATAAGGGCTTCTGGAGGCAAAACTACCTACGTAGGCGGCCCCTTATTGTCAAAAATGGGCCTATACCGGCTCGAGCAATACCGCAACGACAGGCTGGCGACGCCGAAGGTGCGCGGGGGAGGGGAGAGATCCAAGGCCGCGGTCAATCGCGAGCTCTCCGCCGTCCGCCACCTTTTCTCGAAGGCGGTCGAGTGGGAGATGATGGAGAAAACCCCCTTCGCCGCCGCCCGGAGATTTTTCTACAAGGAGACCTCGGGAAGGCTCCGCTTCCTGACCCAGGACGAAGCGACCAAGCTCCTGGACGAGTGTCCGGCCCACCTCCGCCCGGTGGTCTTCGCCGCCCTCCATACCGGGATGCGGCGGGGTGAGATCCTTAAGCTCAAATGGGAGGCTATTCGCGCCGGGTATATCTACCTCACCGAAACCAAGACCGGGGAGGGGAGGGAGATCCCGGTGTCCGACGACCTGGCCGACCTTTTCAAGACCCTTCGCCAGGAAAACGGGCTCCGGTCCCCTTACGTATTCCTTGGCCGGGACGGGAAGCGGATCCGCGAGCTCAGGAGGTCCTTTGCGGGCGCCTGTCGGCGGGCCGGGATCAAGGAGTTTCGATTCCACGACCTTCGCCACACCTTCGCGTCCTGGCTCGTTATGAAGGGGGTGGACCTAAAGGCCGTCCAGGAGCTCCTGGGCCATAAGTCGATCACCATGACGATGCGCTATGCCCACCTTTCCCAGGCCCACAAAAAGGCGGCGGTTAACCTAATATCAGTGACCAATAATGACCATACACCCCTCCAAGGGAGCGTAAGTGGCTGA
- the lipA gene encoding lipoyl synthase — protein sequence MQRHQPKPPWLRRKLASVGCSTKVQASLAAGGLFTVCQEAQCPNQGECYGRGEATFLLLGPACTRRCTFCAVSKVKPAPVDPQEPAHAARAAAEMGLTYVVLTMVTRDDLPDGGAAQVAATIEALHQALPGVGVEALISDLGGSEQDLATVLAAGPVVLNHNLETVPRLYPQLRPQARYQRSLDLLQRAANAGALTKSGLMLGLGETRDELLAVFDDLLAHGCRVLTLGQYLAPSREHFPVVSYVHPDEFASLREAALARGFVAVASGPYVRSSYQAGELWRQATRSA from the coding sequence ATGCAACGCCACCAACCCAAACCCCCCTGGCTGCGCCGCAAGCTGGCCTCCGTGGGCTGCAGCACCAAGGTGCAGGCCAGCCTGGCCGCGGGCGGCCTGTTCACCGTGTGCCAGGAGGCCCAGTGCCCCAACCAGGGTGAGTGCTACGGCCGGGGCGAGGCCACCTTCCTGCTCCTGGGCCCCGCCTGCACCCGGCGCTGCACCTTTTGCGCGGTGAGCAAGGTTAAGCCAGCGCCGGTCGATCCCCAGGAACCGGCCCACGCGGCCCGGGCCGCGGCGGAGATGGGGCTCACCTACGTGGTGCTGACCATGGTCACCCGCGACGACCTGCCCGACGGCGGGGCGGCCCAGGTGGCGGCCACCATCGAGGCCCTGCACCAGGCCCTGCCTGGAGTGGGGGTGGAGGCCCTTATCTCCGACCTGGGGGGCAGCGAGCAGGACCTGGCCACCGTGTTGGCCGCCGGGCCGGTGGTCCTGAATCACAACCTGGAGACGGTGCCCCGCCTCTATCCCCAGCTGCGCCCCCAGGCCCGCTACCAGCGCTCCCTGGATCTGCTGCAACGGGCGGCCAACGCCGGGGCCCTCACCAAGAGCGGCCTCATGCTGGGCTTGGGCGAGACCCGCGACGAGCTGTTGGCCGTGTTCGACGACCTCTTGGCCCACGGCTGCCGGGTGCTGACCCTGGGACAATACCTGGCTCCCAGCCGGGAGCATTTCCCGGTGGTCAGCTACGTGCATCCCGACGAGTTCGCCTCCTTGCGCGAGGCGGCCCTGGCTCGGGGATTCGTGGCCGTGGCCAGCGGGCCCTATGTGCGCTCCTCCTACCAGGCGGGCGAGCTTTGGCGCCAGGCGACGCGATCCGCCTAG
- a CDS encoding ABC transporter substrate-binding protein, with translation MRLAHLRWIALSLVAGLLLIGAGPARAEDPWKVGTWKTAQTIQPFFYQQFLPRQKIAVFPFTNPADQKMALLAGSLDMCGTTLAHAIHAASRGEPVVVVAALCNKCSALVVRKDGPVRSVKELAGKKIGYVPGTMHEILLREALTKNGLNPNRDVKLVRVDFFDMGLALARGSIDAFLSGEPFPTLAVMQGYGRILAYPYYGQGIGTINAGMLVKREAVAKSPQRVAALVQAHAEATEYLQAHPQKWLQRAATFGTPLEVLTKAAPNMELAWKMDPEFIRRVAALGARMKALGLISQEPDYAKLIDLSFVERVKLK, from the coding sequence ATGCGCCTAGCACACCTTCGCTGGATCGCCCTATCTCTGGTGGCCGGTCTGCTCCTGATCGGGGCCGGTCCGGCCCGAGCCGAGGACCCCTGGAAAGTAGGCACCTGGAAGACCGCCCAGACGATCCAGCCCTTTTTCTATCAACAGTTTTTGCCCAGGCAAAAAATCGCGGTGTTTCCCTTCACCAACCCGGCCGACCAGAAGATGGCCCTGTTGGCGGGGAGCCTAGACATGTGCGGCACCACCCTGGCCCACGCCATCCACGCCGCCTCCCGTGGCGAGCCGGTGGTGGTGGTGGCCGCTCTGTGCAACAAGTGCTCGGCCCTGGTGGTGAGAAAAGACGGCCCCGTGCGTAGCGTCAAGGAGCTGGCGGGCAAGAAGATCGGCTACGTACCCGGCACCATGCACGAGATCCTGCTGCGCGAGGCCCTGACCAAAAACGGCCTCAATCCCAACCGGGACGTCAAGCTGGTGCGGGTGGATTTTTTCGACATGGGCCTAGCCCTGGCTCGCGGCTCCATCGACGCCTTTCTCTCGGGCGAGCCGTTCCCCACCCTGGCGGTGATGCAGGGCTACGGCCGCATCCTGGCCTATCCTTATTACGGCCAGGGCATCGGCACCATCAATGCGGGCATGCTGGTCAAGCGCGAGGCCGTCGCCAAGTCGCCCCAAAGGGTGGCCGCCCTGGTCCAGGCCCACGCCGAGGCCACCGAATACCTCCAGGCCCATCCCCAAAAATGGTTGCAGCGGGCGGCGACTTTCGGCACCCCGCTGGAGGTGCTGACCAAGGCGGCCCCCAACATGGAACTGGCCTGGAAAATGGACCCGGAGTTCATCCGGCGGGTGGCCGCCCTGGGCGCGCGCATGAAGGCCCTGGGCCTGATCAGCCAAGAGCCGGACTATGCTAAACTCATTGATCTGAGCTTCGTTGAGCGCGTTAAACTTAAGTAA
- a CDS encoding ABC transporter permease — protein MLLPWLLPACVLGLWALLSLGGLVPAYLLPPPGQVLATARDYIFAPPGSAPYAGRFLSDALASLGRVGGGFALAVLLGLPLGLISGRLRFMRLFLDTFINGVRAVPGIAWLPLALVWFGIGFKTTVFLVALAAFFPIYLGAAAGARQVNPLYMRSGAMLGLGRGQLIFSVLIPAAMPHVVTGLRLGLGISFAYLVLGELTGVPDGLGAAIMDARMLGRVDIIVMGILLIAVIGRLCDLAMVGGLKLLKSVRRR, from the coding sequence ATGTTGCTGCCCTGGTTGCTGCCTGCCTGCGTTTTGGGTTTGTGGGCCCTGCTCAGCCTGGGAGGGCTGGTGCCCGCCTACCTGCTGCCCCCTCCGGGGCAGGTGCTGGCCACGGCGCGGGACTACATCTTCGCCCCGCCGGGCAGCGCGCCCTATGCCGGTCGGTTTTTAAGCGACGCCCTGGCCAGCCTGGGCCGGGTGGGCGGCGGCTTCGCCTTGGCCGTGCTCCTGGGCCTGCCCCTGGGGCTCATCTCGGGCCGCCTGAGGTTTATGCGCCTTTTCCTGGACACCTTCATCAACGGGGTGCGGGCGGTGCCGGGCATCGCCTGGCTGCCCCTGGCCCTGGTGTGGTTCGGCATCGGTTTCAAGACCACCGTGTTTCTGGTGGCGCTGGCAGCCTTTTTCCCCATCTACCTGGGCGCGGCCGCCGGGGCCCGCCAGGTGAACCCCCTGTACATGCGCTCCGGGGCCATGCTGGGCCTGGGCCGGGGCCAACTGATCTTTTCGGTGCTCATCCCCGCGGCCATGCCCCACGTGGTCACCGGGCTCAGGCTGGGCCTAGGCATATCCTTCGCCTACCTGGTGCTGGGCGAGCTGACCGGAGTGCCCGACGGCTTGGGCGCGGCCATCATGGACGCGCGCATGCTGGGACGGGTGGACATCATCGTCATGGGCATCCTGCTCATCGCGGTGATCGGGCGGTTGTGCGATCTGGCCATGGTGGGCGGGTTGAAGCTTCTCAAGAGCGTGCGGAGGCGGTGA
- a CDS encoding ABC transporter ATP-binding protein, whose amino-acid sequence MGARVGENTAAPCLQVEGLSKGFVVNGRRVQALSDISFAVRSGEVLGILGPSGCGKTTLLNILAGFLAHDQGRVLMNQRPVSGPGPERGVVFQEDALFPWLTVAENVGFGLRNGDGRAGRLAKVEAMLEMVGLTGYGRYLPRAISGGMKQRVALARVLVLGPAALLMDEPFAALDAQTRADMHQLLISLQQRLRQTVIFVTHDLEEAVKLADRVLVMDTSPGRIRREFVVELPRPRDLDAPEFLALKRAVHACLCEPEPPQS is encoded by the coding sequence ATGGGCGCCAGGGTCGGGGAAAACACCGCCGCGCCCTGCCTGCAGGTGGAGGGCCTGAGCAAGGGCTTTGTGGTGAACGGCCGCCGGGTGCAGGCCCTCAGCGACATCTCCTTTGCGGTGCGCTCCGGCGAGGTGCTGGGCATCCTGGGCCCCAGCGGTTGCGGCAAGACCACCCTGCTCAACATCCTGGCGGGCTTTTTGGCCCACGACCAGGGCCGGGTGCTCATGAACCAGCGGCCGGTTAGCGGCCCCGGCCCGGAGCGGGGGGTGGTGTTCCAGGAGGACGCCCTGTTTCCCTGGCTCACCGTGGCCGAGAACGTGGGCTTCGGCCTGCGCAACGGAGACGGCCGGGCGGGCCGCCTGGCCAAGGTGGAGGCCATGCTGGAGATGGTGGGGCTCACGGGCTACGGGCGCTATCTGCCCCGGGCCATCTCCGGGGGCATGAAACAGCGGGTGGCCCTGGCCCGGGTGCTGGTGCTGGGGCCGGCCGCCCTGCTGATGGACGAGCCCTTCGCCGCCCTGGACGCCCAGACCAGGGCGGACATGCACCAGTTGCTCATATCCTTGCAGCAGCGCCTGCGCCAAACCGTGATCTTCGTCACCCACGACCTGGAAGAGGCGGTCAAGCTGGCCGACCGGGTGCTGGTGATGGACACCTCGCCCGGCCGCATCCGCCGTGAATTCGTGGTGGAGCTGCCCCGGCCCCGCGACCTGGACGCCCCGGAGTTTCTGGCCTTGAAGCGCGCGGTGCACGCCTGCCTGTGCGAGCCGGAGCCTCCCCAGTCTTAG